In Rosa rugosa chromosome 4, drRosRugo1.1, whole genome shotgun sequence, the genomic stretch tatatatatatatatatatatggcaatgTATCAttctttatgttttttttttgaataaaaaaaaaattatagaaagGCAGATCACCCCATGTTCTTACAATCATAGTTGATCATGTCTAGAATGAAGTCTGGAGGATGATCAAGCCAATACCATGCCATGTTGGCGTCATAGGCAGTAGCTGCTAAACGGTGAGCTATTCTATTACAAATTCTAGGGGTGTGTTGCACTACCACTTTCGACAGCGCCAATAGGTCTTGTCTGATGTCATCTAAGAGCCCTTCATTAGATGCATGAGTGAACTGTGTATCAGCTATCTCCTCAACCGCATTCATGCAATCTATTTCGATGACCACATCATCAATCTGCAACCTGTGGATCAGTCTCAGTCCTTCCCTGATGGCATAGAGTTCAGCTTGTTTAGCTGAGGTAACAGAGCTAACAGGAACTGCAAAAGCAGCTTTAAATCTTCCTGCATTGTCCCGTAGAATACCTCCAGTTCCCCCATGAAAGAATTGAGGCAAAAAACTCCCATCAACATTAAGCTTCCACCTGTTTTGTGTTGCCGGCTGCCAGGTTCGCTTTCTCTGCTGTTGGGACGACTGTTCTACTTTGTGAGCTTGGTTATACTCTTCCAACCATGCTAAGGAACTAATAGTCAACTCCACTGCAGACTGAGCTGTATTTTGCCACAGCATATTATTCCTGTTTTTCCATAATGCCCACAGAACCATCTGGAGTTGTGCAAAGACATCTTGCTTAAGGTTCAAGGCATGATCAAGCATCCATTCCTTGAAGTTGATATTAGGCAGTAAACTTCTTCCAAAATGAAATGGCGCTGCAGTTAAAATTTGGACAGCAGTAGGGCACTTACAAAAGATGTGGGCAGTGTCCTCGTAGGCCTGTGAACATAGAAGACAATGTATGTCACCCACATAACCCTTAGTAGAAAGTTTGGCCCTCGTAGGGAGCAGATTTGAGCAAGCTCTCCAAATACAAATTTGAACTTTCCCCTGGACTTTCGCCTTCCAAATTCTGTTCCACAACTCTTGAAAAGGGTCACCTTGGGACGTGGATGCAAGCACCTTTTCTAACACCTTTGTCCGAGCAATCCAATATGCAGTTTTAACAGAATAGAAACCTTTTTTTTCCGGACTCCAAACCAATTTATCCTCTATAGTTCTACGGCTAAGAGGAATGCATAAGACCTGTTGAGCAACGACAAGTGGGAAGATAGCATGAATGGCCTCAAGTATCCACTGTCTCGTATGGGGATCTATCAAGTCTGAAACTTGCTCGAAAATACAATCCGGTGGCTTGTGTACTAAGTATTGTGGGCAATTTGGTATCCATCTATCTTTCCAAATGCTGACTTGAGTTCCTTTACCAATACTCCACTGCACTCCTGCCTTCAAAACCGGCCTTCCATTTAGTATACTCCTCTAAGAAAAAGATGGAGAGTCACCTAGGTCTGCTTCCCAAAAGGAACAATTGGGATAATACTTGGCTTTGTACAGTTTAGCAATCAAAGAATGTGGATTGGAAATCAATCTCCAGCCTTGTTTAGAAAGCATGGCAAGGTTGTAAGCATACATATTCTTAAACCCTATTCCACCTTCAGCTTTGGTTAGACAGAGTTTCTCCCAGCTTCGCCAgtgaattttctttttgtcatcTATGTCTCCCTAGAAGAATGAGGTACACAGTTGATGGATATCATCACAGAGTCCCTTGGGTAGCAAATAACAATTCATTGCATAAAGTGGCATGGTTTGAGCTACTGCCTTGATTAGAATTTCTTTTCCAGCTGCACTAAGAATTTTGGCTTTCCAACTAACCATTTTCTTAGTGAGTCTCTCCTTTATGTACGCAAAGATGGCAGACTTTGACCTACCTATGCGCATAGGTAACCCTAGGTATTTGTCATGCTCCTTGACACATTGAACTTCCAGAATAGCAGCCAATTCCTGTTGTTGCTCCTCACTAACATTATTGCTGAAGACAACACTACTTTTCTGAAAATTCACCTTCTGTCCCGATGCTCTCTCATAGGTATTCAGAATTCTCCTATATTGCATACACTCTGTAGTTGTAGCCGAGCCAAAAAGGATActgtcatctgcaaagaaaagaTGGTGTAGAGTAGGGGCCTGTGGGCACATGGTGAGGCCTTGAATGTTATGTTGGTGAACTGCCTGTGAGATCAAAGCTGACAAACCTTCACTGCATAATATAAACAGATAGGGTGATAGTGGATCCCCCTGTCTGATACCTCTAGTAGGTGTGATCAAAGGAGAAGGCTCCCCATGCAATAGAATAGAATAAGCCATGGATGAAACACATTTCATAACGATTTGTATCCATCGAGAGGCAAAGCCTAACTTTGTCAACATAGCATGAATAAAGGACCAATCAA encodes the following:
- the LOC133744867 gene encoding uncharacterized protein LOC133744867, whose protein sequence is MWEVGSHGQTGLRKERLDRGFQNIQWRNRFPYSRVITLMPSESDHCPILIEAFNEKQIRRKRSKPFRFEECSFGREECQKIIQQEWAMPSTGNALQQIGCKTKALGDKLRVWHHTDFNQQKTEIRVLQEKLNDLMRQPHSLPLYEEQRKLHIRYSQLFSLQEKYWKQRSRALWLKEGDRNTAYFQRKAKQVSPEAIAEVVTATPCRVTQDMNEALLASYTNEEIKKALFQMHLSKSPGPDGMSPLFYQKYWDIVSEDNPKEAMHFRPIALCNVICRISSKVVANRLKCWLPKIVSPLQSAYVPGRLISDNTLVATDFMHKLKYQEAGFFFLKLDISKAYDRLDWSFIHAMLTKLGFASRWIQIVMKCVSSMAYSILLHGEPSPLITPTRGIRQGDPLSPYLFILCSEGLSALISQAVHQHNIQGLTMCPQAPTLHHLFFADDSILFGSATTTECMQYRRILNTYERASGQKVNFQKSSVVFSNNVSEEQQQELAAILEVQCVKEHDKYLGLPMRIGRSKSAIFAYIKERLTKKMGDIDDKKKIHWRSWEKLCLTKAEGGIGFKNMYAYNLAMLSKQGWRLISNPHSLIAKLYKAKPVLKAGVQWSIGKGTQVSIWKDRWIPNCPQYLVHKPPDCIFEQVSDLIDPHTRQWILEAIHAIFPLVVAQQVLCIPLSRRTIEDKLVWSPEKKGFYSVKTAYWIARTKVLEKVLASTSQGDPFQELWNRIWKAKVQGKVQICIWRACSNLLPTRAKLSTKGYVGDIHCLLCSQAYEDTAHIFCKCPTAVQILTAAPFHFGRSLLPNINFKEWMLDHALNLKQDVFAQLQMVLWALWKNRNNMLWQNTAQSAVELTISSLAWLEEYNQAHKVEQSSQQQRKRTWQPATQNRWKLNVDGSFLPQFFHGGTGGILRDNAGRFKAAFAVPVSSVTSAKQAELYAIREGLRLIHRLQIDDVVIEIDCMNAVEEIADTQFTHASNEGLLDDIRQDLLALSKVVVQHTPRICNRIAHRLAATAYDANMAWYWLDHPPDFILDMINYDCKNMG